One window of the Scyliorhinus torazame isolate Kashiwa2021f chromosome 24, sScyTor2.1, whole genome shotgun sequence genome contains the following:
- the LOC140400164 gene encoding histone H2B 7-like produces the protein MAEDKKAPAPKKGAKKTQKKVPVKGNKKRRRARKESYSIYIYKVMKQVHPDTGISSKAMSIMNSFVNDIFERIAGEASRLAHYNKRSTISSREIQTAVRLLLPGELAKHAVSEGTKAVTKYTSSK, from the coding sequence atggctgaggacaagaaagctccagctcccaagaagggcgcgaagaaaacccagaagaaggtaccagtgaagggcaacaagaagaggagacgagccaggaaggagagttactccatctacatctacaaagtgatgaagcaggttcaccccgacaccggcatctcctccaaggccatgagcatcatgaactccttcgtcaacgatattttcgagcgcatcgcgggtgaggcttcccgcctggcccattacaacaagcgcagcaccatcagctcccgggagatccagaccgccgtgcgcctgctgctgcccggggaactggccaagcacgccgtgtcggaagggacaaaggcggtgaccaagtacaccagctccaagtaa